A single window of Rhodoferax koreense DNA harbors:
- the trbK gene encoding entry exclusion lipoprotein TrbK, whose translation MKAIKALSLASAALVAALVAGCDNKPATAPMPEMNDENCKPENIAKIEDKGVQQAFSSLCLRRGGDFKPSPKREW comes from the coding sequence ATGAAAGCAATCAAGGCTCTGTCCTTGGCCTCGGCCGCCCTCGTGGCGGCCTTGGTCGCCGGCTGCGACAACAAGCCGGCCACGGCCCCCATGCCGGAAATGAACGACGAGAACTGCAAGCCCGAGAACATCGCCAAGATCGAGGACAAGGGCGTCCAGCAGGCTTTTTCGTCGCTGTGCTTGCGTCGTGGTGGGGATTTCAAGCCCAGCCCGAAACGCG